aattttaaaatggggagggaggatagcttgatctctgggaggttgaggctgcaatgagttgtgatcacatcactgcaatcCTGTCCGGACCACAGGAGTGAGAtgctgactcaaaaaaaaaaaaaggtctttccAGGGCCAGTCTTTATAAATCACatctgtgctaatttacattatATCTGCTTCTGGAGTCTAGAATTTTTGATATCACAGAAAATAAGGGATGcagaattaaaatacagaatccacaaagcaattttaaaatcagcAGCAATAGGCTtgctgcggtggctcatgcctataatcccagtactttaatgtctactaaaaatacaaaaatcagctgggcatggtggcgcacacctgtaaccccagctacctggaggatgaggctggagaatcgctcagacctgggatgtggaggttgcagtgggccaagatctcgccattgcactccagcctgggtcacacagtgagactccgtcccccTGCTCCAAAAAAAATCAGCAGCACTATGCAAAATATTCAAATCCAATGTCAAAAGCCATGAATAAGGAGattgggtaataacaaacttcactagttttaaaaatttaagcccTAACAACGGCTTGAAAAAACAATTCCTGCTTGAATCTCTCATACCTCATCTTCTAAATTAGGATCTATGTAGAGTGGCTAGGTGCCAAAGAGAATATACAGTTAGGTGTATGTAAGAAGACAGTTCTTTGATGGAGAAAACTAAAAGTCTGGAAATATTTCCAAAGGAGCAGTAAATATGCATAACAGCATTCCTATTCAAAATGGACAAATACTGTAGATATATTAAGATAGACCCAGGCTAgacatcgtggctcatgcctataatcccagtgctttgggaggacaaggcgggtggatcacttcaggtcaggagtttaagaccagcttgtccaacacagcaaaaccccatcactaaaaatacaaaaattagccttgcatgaTAGGgagtgcctgaaatcccagttacttaggtggctaaggcaggagaatcgcttgaacgtgggaggcagaagttgcagtcagcaAAGATTATACCACTTaactccagtctggacaagagagcaagactgtctcaaaaaagagagagagagagggagacccACCACTAAATCTGTATCAATTTGAGTTTGTAGATAAGTCAATTAggagaaaaatcagaataaacaggttaagtaactttctcaaAGTTATACAGAAAGGAATACTGATCTTCTGACTTTCAATTTACTGCCTTCTCTCTACAATATGTCTTTACTTTTTCAAGTACTCttccattttaaatcaaaatgtcaTTTCAAGGGATGAGAAATTACGTATGTGCCAACAGGAGTATTTCTCAGTGAATGCTGACAGCTGTGAAAGTCTTTGTTAAACTTTCTTCCCCAATACCCTCCTATCACTAACAGCGCATGACCATTCTTGCTACAGCAGGTCTGAAGTTTTTCTCTCAAGTGGCATTGGTGCAATTCTCTGGGGTACGCTCCTCCAtcatttccctctctttttttttaaaaaaaacctgccaATCCTTTCCTCCAGCAACTCACAAAATGAGAGCTCTTTcgaataattttatctttaataatctcgcagtaatttaaaatatgagaaaagtcAAACATGCTCCCTTTACGGGTGATGCCACCATGACAGGCTCACACAAGCATGATCAGTCGCCATGATGACACTGGATGCCACAGAGTATGGCTGGCAAAAAGGTATCAGGGCTCACGGATTGAAGAGTTTGGTTATGGAGTCTCTGAGGGTTAACAGGCAGCAGAAGAGACATCAGTTTAACGGACTTTCAGAGGACAGGGCGCGGTTGCTGGGTCATGAGCACCTTGAAGCGTTTCTTGATGGTGATTCGGTGTCGGGAGTATTTGTCATCTGGGGAGAACCGAGCAGGATGGGCTGAGCAGGTCTGTTGTCCCATCGGATCAAATTTCTGTTCGCGGAAGAGAGAACGTATGTCAGTTCAGGAGTGGCGAGATGGGGTCGGAACAGTGTGAAAAAGAGCAAACATGAAAACGTAAGATGCAATGGTCAGCTCAAAAAGTtgtacaaataagtaaataaataaaaataaaatttaaaaaggtcaggtgcggtggctcacgcctgtaatcccaatactttggcaagccaaggcgggaggatcgcttgaagtcagaagttcgagaccagcctgggcaatatggcaaaccccgtctctacaaaaaacaaacacacaaaaccaaccaaacaaaaaaacaaaaaaccccaaaaccaaaaattagccaggcatggtggcacacgcccgtcgtctcagctactcgggaggctgaggcaggaggagcgtTTGAGCCAAGATTGGCTTCAGTGAGCttagatggcgccactgcactacagcctaggcaacaaagcaaatccctgtctcaaaaaaaaaaaaaaaaaggaaagaaaagaaaaagaaaaagtgacttCTAACCCACCTAGAGATGAAtacgattttttaaaattttataaaatatatatatattatatatacatatttttttgagacggagtctcgctctgtcgctcaggctggagtccaacagcgcaatctcagctctctgcaacctccgcctcctgggttcaagcgactcttctgtctcagcctccccagtagctgagattacaggcgcagggcgccacgccaggctaattttttatattttagtagagacagggtttcatcgtgttgccgaggtggtcttgaactcccgagctcaggcaattcatctgcctcggcctccccaagtgttaggagtacaggagtgagccacagcgacctatcacatttttttttttaattaaaaaaattagttgcgcACTCCCGGTTCTTCCTCACCCCGGTTCTGGACTTTCTGGTTCCCCGCACCCAGCTAGGTAACTCAGTGGACGGCCTCACTCACTCCTCCCATCTACACTTCTAGCTATGCCTATTTACAACCTGTTTTCTCTCCTCACCTTCAGCGTATAGACCCGATCTCCTTCCTCGTTGAGGTAATACTGGAGAAACATGATCACTCTCAAGCCAGAGATTCCAAGTCCGTACGCAGCTACGTCTGCCCGGCCGGGTCACGTGTTCGTCAATTTCCTTCCTGCAGGGCCGGAAGTCAGTCTCTCTAGGCACGCCGGAAAATGTACTCaatttttgccttattttcagCTAGCCAGAAGGGGGCGCACGAGAGCACGGCTTGGCGTGGGGCCCCACTTGCAACTTTGCAGGCTAAACCACGTGGAGTGTGCCCACTGTGTGCTAGGTACACAGCGTTAGAGGGGGGGATAGGGATGGATGCGGATAGAACGATGACGTATAGAGGCCTGTCATTATCTCAAGATACACGCCCATTTCAGGAGCAGTGAGTTTCTAGTGCCTGAAGAAACAAGGGCTCCAGGATTCAGAGCCCCTTTAtcttagagaagaaagaggttttcttccctcccctctgttACATCCAGTTCCCCTGTTCCATTTCAAAGCGTTGGCGGTAAAGAATGCATGACGGGTATCAATATTCCGTAAAGCGAAAATAGCGTAAAGTTGTCTTATGAAACTGGTGAAGTATGTTTCAGCGGTCAAACcaagattcaaactcaggtctctACTGCATATTCAGCACTCTTTCTTATAGTGGTGAGTAGCTAATAATAGCGTAATAAAGTGCACCTTCTAggagtttttataattttttaaagaatatagaaaTTCTCCTTACAGGACTcgtttaaataaatgaaaatgatgacCAAAATATCATTATAAAGATCAGCATTACGGCATTATTTATAACGACGAGAGCATTGGAATATATATTAATTGTGTAACCAGAAAAACCTgcaatttattgctttttttaaagaatatggtatggccgggcgcggtggttcacgcctgcaatcccaacactttgggaggctgaggaaggtggatcacgaggtcaggagtccaagatcagcctgaccaacatggcgaaactccacctctactaaaaatacaaaaatcagccggatgtagtggcgcattcctgtaatcccagctactcaagagaccgaggcaggagaatcgcttgaacccaggaggcggaggttgcagtgagctgagatcgtgccattgcactccagcctgggcgatagagcgagattacatctccggaaaaaaaaaaaaaaaaaaaaaaaaaaaaaaaaaaatatatatatatatatatatatatatatatatatatggtttgtaTTTACTTGTAGTCGCATAAAATATCTCTGCAGGGATTCACAAGAAACATATGATACAGTAGAAAGGGGTGGGAGGCATacttattcctatgtattttattttgcagtttgATTTTTGAATCTTGCTAATGTATTAcctattaaaagtttttaaaaatctaagtaattttgttagaaagaaaaaggatgatttcAGCCTTCaggttttattaataaaagagtCTTTAGAAAAgaaggcccagtgtggtggctcacgcccgtaatcccattactttgggaggctgaggtcaggagtttgagaccagcctggccaatgtagtgaaaccttgtctctactaaaaataaaaaattagctgggcgtcgtggcttacacctataatcccagctactcgggaggctgaggcagaagaatccattgaacctggtaggtgaaggttgcagtgagccaagatagcgccactgcactccagcctaggtaaaagagcgagattccgtctcaaaaaaaaaaaaaaaaaaaaaaaagttatctcagAGGAAGCAAGAAAGATGCTGTGAACCCCAAGGAAGGAAGTCCAAGTTTGAATGAATGAAGCTGTGACTATAGAGGACAGTCTGGGAGTTACTGGCCTGAAATAGTCGACAGGAACCTAAgcagagaaattatatttttaaaatttaaatcaaaataatttaacaaaaagaaaaactttctgcACTTGAAATTTTAAACTGCATGgcagctttttaaatttagtgaGGCTTTTCAGCAAAGGATAAAGCTTCTGTGGAGTAAAGAGCCTATTGTAGTAGACTGGACAGCTTTCCAAGGAAATGATGTGCACACAGCAATTGAGCACCTTGGATCATCtgacaattctattttttattttttattttttgagttggagtcttgctctgtcacacaggctggagtgcagtggcatgatctcggctcactgaaacctccacctgccaggttcaagcaattctcctgcctcagcctcccgagtagctgggactacaagcgtataccaccatgccgggctaattttttttttttttttatttttaggagagatggggtttcaccatgctggtctcgaactcctgacctcatgatctgcctgcctcggcctcccaaagtgctgggattacaggtgtgagccactgcacctggtgacAATTCTAGTTTTAAACTTTAGTTCCCTTGATCCTTAAGTATACAGACCAATGTACTCCGAATGTAGTTCAGAAAATATAGCCATCGTTAAGTTAAGTCAGGGATCTACCATGAACCTGCTGTTAACAGGAAGTCAGTTACAGAACTGGCTGGTATTGAAGGACACTAAATGAGATATGTTGGTGAAGAACTGAAGTATATAGGGAACCAAATGGTAAAACTGTAATATTTGGGAATCTGGGAAAGAATTTACAAATAGCCCTAAAGAGGTGAACATCAGTTGTGTTGCCAAACTGTAGTTTGAAGGGGATTCCTGGTTTTTGCATACTTACTAGAAACTTCATGGAATATCTCCCCCAACCCTCATCCCacttttccctctcccctcccccacagcaGAATGCCTGAGTTCCATATTCTAGTTCTGTTTGATCTGATCTTTATCCTCCCTTCCTTGGATCCCTGTGCACCTACTGGAGCCAGGTTACTCTGGGTCCTGGACCTGACTGCCTCATTCTGGAGGCTTCCAGACAGCCATGGTTAGTGCCCAAACCTGAGAGGATGGCTTCAGAGGGAAGTAAGTCTGCAGGTGGTGGGGAGGATTCGCGGCACCTGCTTGCATCCTTTGGGACAGGCTCTTTGGGCTTGACCTAAAGGAATATGAGATGCTAGACCCCATCAAAGGCATTACACTGGGGAGGCTAGGGAAGGAGATTGTACCAATAAGACTGGGGGCCGGGGAAGGAAGAGGACCCCCTTAAGGGCAGATCAAAGTGTCTCTGAGGACACATGCTAAGTATAGAGAATGGATGGTAATTAGCAACTTGATTCTCTTGAACAGGGGATACTTCAGCATGTGTTTTTGCGGTGGGAGAGGGGATCAGAGGTATGTGTCTTAGGAGTGGCACAGAGAAATTTCAAGGGGAAGGCCCAAGTTCATCTGTCTTTTTTAGGCAACTGAAACGTGCTCTAGGATAGTGCCAGCTTGGGCTTATGAAGGGAAGGGGGTGTGGAGGATGGAGGATGGGAGGGTGGGGTAGGAAGAGCCTTAGCTGGAAAAGATAATCTGTAGTTGTCTGTTGCAGGGAAATGCCTTCCTGAAAAGTAGGCTGGAATGTATTATAAACTGCCTCTGCTCAGAACCTCTCGGCTCCTTCCAGCCCTAGAGGTGGCTTCACTTTGAGTTCAGGAAGCAGTTTTTCCTGATTCatctgagccagggaggtgggtCATTACAGCCAGGATGAGAGCTGGGGCTTCACTGAGATGCTCTTGGTTTCTCTTACTTTCATGGATCTCAGGCCTTCAGGCCCCTTTCACTGTGTTCCATACCCAGTGGCATACCCTTGGCCCTCTGCTCTTTTGCTGAAATGAGTTTGAATCTGAGTTTGCTCATGTTCCATGGTCCGAATGCAGAAGTTGAGTGTTATCAGTTTGCTAGTGGAATATTTTTTATAAGAGGGAGGatagccaggcgcggtagctcaagcctgtaatcccagcactttgggaggccgaggagggtggatcatgaggtcaagagatcgagaccatcctggtaaacatggtgaaaccccgtctctactaatggtgcaaaaaattaggtgggcatggtggcgcgtgcctgtaatcccagctactccggaggctgaggcagaagaattgcctgaacccaggaggcggaggttgcggtgagccgagatcgcgccattgcactccagcctgggtaacaagggcgaaactccctctcaaaaaaaaaaaaaaaaaaaaaaaagagggaggataATTAGGCAGGTtatgttctacttttttttttcttttgagatggagtttcgctcttgttgcacaggctggagtgcgacgccatgatcttggctcaccgcaacctctgcctcctgggttcaagcaattctcctgcctcagcctccagagtagctgtgactacaggtgtgcgccaccatgcccagctaatttttgtatttttagtagagacggggtttcactatgttgattaggatggtctcgatctcttgaccttgtgatccacctgcctcggcctcccaaagtgctgggattataggcatgagccacctcgtccagcctAATTTgctatatttagtagagacagagtgtctccatgttggtcaggctggtcttgaactcctgacctcaggtgatctgcccgcctcagcctcccaaaatgctgggattacaggcatgagccacctcgcctggctgtactattttttttattttttgagatggagtctcactgtgtcacctatgctggagtgcagtgatgtgatctcagctcactgcaacctctgcttcctgggttcaaacgattctcccacctcagcctcctgagtagctgggattacaggcacgcgccaccacacccggctaattttttatttttcgtagagacaggttttcaccatgttcctcaggctggtctcaaactcctgaccttgtgatcggcccgcctcagcctcccaaagtgctgggattacaggtgtgagctactgcgcctggtcCTAGAAGCAACTTCTTTAACTTACTCAATGAAGAGTGAGGGA
The sequence above is a segment of the Saimiri boliviensis isolate mSaiBol1 chromosome 2, mSaiBol1.pri, whole genome shotgun sequence genome. Coding sequences within it:
- the NOP10 gene encoding H/ACA ribonucleoprotein complex subunit 3; translated protein: MFLQYYLNEEGDRVYTLKKFDPMGQQTCSAHPARFSPDDKYSRHRITIKKRFKVLMTQQPRPVL